The following proteins are encoded in a genomic region of Kosakonia oryzae:
- the cbiM gene encoding cobalt ECF transporter S component CbiM produces the protein MKTQQLKQLSCSGLAAALLLMMVPQEAFAMHIMEGFLPPMWALAWWMLFLPCLGYGLVRLGRIVADDTNQKVLLALCGAFIFVLSALKIPSVTGSCSHPTGVGLAVILFGPGVVAILGAIVLLFQALLLAHGGLTTLGANGMSMAVIGPVVGYMVWKLACRAGFRRDVAVFLCAMLADLATYFITSVQLGVAFPDPQTGATGSIVKFMGIFCLTQIPIAIAEGLLTVMIYDQLTKRQLIPIREH, from the coding sequence ATGAAAACGCAACAACTGAAACAGTTGTCCTGCAGCGGGCTTGCCGCGGCGCTGCTGCTGATGATGGTGCCGCAGGAGGCCTTCGCCATGCATATTATGGAGGGCTTTTTGCCGCCGATGTGGGCGCTGGCGTGGTGGATGTTGTTTCTGCCGTGCCTGGGGTATGGGCTGGTGCGCCTGGGTCGTATTGTGGCGGACGATACCAATCAGAAAGTGCTGCTGGCGTTGTGCGGCGCGTTTATTTTTGTCCTGTCGGCGCTGAAAATTCCGTCGGTGACCGGAAGCTGTTCGCACCCGACCGGCGTCGGGCTGGCGGTAATTTTGTTTGGCCCCGGCGTGGTGGCGATTCTTGGCGCGATTGTGCTGCTGTTTCAGGCGCTGTTGCTGGCGCACGGCGGGCTGACCACGCTTGGAGCCAACGGCATGTCGATGGCGGTCATTGGTCCCGTTGTCGGCTATATGGTGTGGAAACTGGCCTGCCGGGCGGGTTTCCGCCGCGATGTGGCGGTGTTTCTCTGCGCCATGCTGGCGGATCTGGCGACCTACTTTATTACTTCGGTGCAACTGGGCGTGGCATTCCCGGATCCACAAACTGGGGCAACCGGCTCGATCGTGAAATTTATGGGCATTTTTTGCCTGACGCAAATTCCGATTGCCATCGCGGAAGGGTTGCTGACGGTGATGATTTACGATCAGCTCACCAAACGACAGTTGATCCCCATAAGGGAGCATTAA
- a CDS encoding cobyric acid synthase yields MTLAIMLQGTASDVGKSVLVAGLCRIFYQDGLKTAPFKSQNMALNSGITPDGQEMGRAQIFQAEAAGIVPDVRMNPVLLKPTSDRKAQVVLMGKVATDMDAVSYHDYKPRLRAQIMGVWQSLAQEYDALVLEGAGSPAEINLRDRDIVNMGMAEMAACPVILVADIDRGGVFAAIYGTLALLQPHERWRVKGVIINKFRGDVALLTPGIKQIEELTGVPVIGVMPWLEVDLEDEDGVALQRGKYLSTSERALDIAVVQLPHISNFTDFNALAAQPDVRVHYVRSPDALQGADLVILPGSKNTLSDLQWLRESGLAKALLAGHRAGVPTIGVCGGYQMLGETIVDEVESGLGTQPGLGLLNTVTHFAQDKTTTLVEARLQETLPGWLANCAGLALRGYEIHMGETTLQSGCRPALWLEKNGQRVADGAVSDDGLVFGTYLHGLFDSDAFTRALLNGLRERKGLGPLDIAVNYADYKAQQFDILADAMRKHVDIDRIYQIMQQHQEPTC; encoded by the coding sequence ATGACGCTGGCGATTATGTTGCAGGGCACCGCCTCAGACGTCGGTAAAAGTGTGCTGGTGGCCGGACTGTGCCGCATTTTTTATCAGGATGGGCTGAAAACTGCCCCCTTTAAATCGCAGAATATGGCGCTCAATTCTGGTATCACGCCGGATGGCCAGGAGATGGGGCGCGCGCAAATATTCCAGGCGGAAGCGGCGGGTATCGTGCCGGATGTGCGTATGAACCCGGTACTGCTTAAACCTACCAGCGACCGTAAAGCGCAGGTGGTGTTGATGGGCAAAGTGGCGACCGACATGGATGCCGTCAGTTATCACGACTACAAACCGCGCCTGCGGGCGCAGATTATGGGTGTCTGGCAAAGCCTGGCGCAGGAGTACGACGCGCTGGTGCTGGAAGGGGCAGGAAGCCCGGCGGAGATCAACCTGCGCGATCGGGATATCGTCAATATGGGCATGGCGGAGATGGCAGCCTGCCCGGTTATCCTGGTGGCGGATATCGATCGCGGCGGCGTTTTTGCGGCCATTTACGGCACGCTGGCGCTGCTCCAGCCGCATGAACGCTGGCGAGTAAAAGGGGTGATCATCAATAAATTCCGCGGCGACGTTGCGCTACTGACGCCGGGCATAAAACAGATTGAAGAACTGACGGGCGTTCCGGTGATCGGTGTGATGCCGTGGCTGGAGGTCGATCTCGAAGATGAAGACGGCGTGGCGCTGCAACGTGGCAAATACCTGAGCACCAGCGAGCGGGCGCTGGATATTGCGGTAGTGCAGCTTCCGCATATTTCCAACTTCACCGATTTTAACGCGCTGGCGGCGCAGCCGGATGTGCGCGTGCACTACGTGCGCTCGCCCGATGCATTGCAGGGCGCGGATCTGGTGATTTTACCGGGCAGTAAAAATACTCTCAGTGATCTCCAATGGTTACGCGAAAGCGGGCTGGCGAAGGCGCTGCTGGCCGGGCATCGCGCGGGCGTACCGACGATCGGCGTTTGCGGTGGTTACCAGATGCTTGGCGAGACGATCGTCGACGAGGTGGAATCCGGGCTGGGTACTCAGCCGGGGCTGGGGCTGCTCAATACCGTGACCCATTTCGCACAGGATAAAACCACCACGCTTGTTGAGGCCCGTTTGCAGGAGACACTGCCCGGCTGGCTGGCAAACTGCGCCGGGCTGGCACTGCGCGGATATGAGATCCATATGGGCGAAACAACGTTGCAAAGCGGTTGCCGCCCGGCGCTGTGGTTAGAGAAAAACGGACAGCGTGTGGCGGATGGTGCGGTCAGCGATGACGGCCTGGTGTTTGGCACTTATCTGCACGGCCTGTTCGACAGCGATGCGTTTACCCGCGCGTTGCTGAACGGCCTGCGTGAGCGTAAAGGGTTGGGGCCGCTCGATATCGCCGTAAATTATGCCGACTATAAAGCGCAGCAGTTTGATATTCTCGCCGACGCCATGCGCAAGCATGTCGATATCGATCGTATCTACCAGATTATGCAGCAACATCAGGAGCCAACATGTTAA
- a CDS encoding cobalt-precorrin-6A reductase, translating to MTAGEVLVIGGTSDARLICQQLDEAGVRYTLSVATPTGAQLAGNIRGQVRCGRLEMGEMVSWLKQNGTRWVIDASHPYADVVSRNIAHACNAAQVLLSRYQRPEQQPELQHSLLFNVSTLEEACDKARNLGDRILLTTGSKDLARWRDGLPGKTLLARVLPVADVLAQCAELGFGVGEIFALCGPFSAEFNAAFYRQYRVEVMITKASGAEGGYLEKVQPALDAGIPCIVIARPQPQVVGDELLNSQDDFAGRLQRWLAAQ from the coding sequence GTGACGGCAGGCGAGGTGCTGGTGATTGGCGGTACCAGCGATGCGCGGCTGATTTGCCAGCAACTGGATGAAGCCGGAGTGCGTTACACGCTGTCGGTTGCCACGCCGACCGGCGCGCAGCTGGCAGGCAACATTCGCGGCCAGGTGCGCTGCGGGCGGCTGGAGATGGGCGAGATGGTTAGCTGGCTCAAACAGAACGGTACGCGCTGGGTGATTGATGCCTCGCACCCTTACGCCGACGTGGTCAGCCGCAATATTGCCCACGCCTGCAACGCGGCGCAGGTATTGCTGAGCCGTTATCAGCGCCCGGAACAACAGCCGGAGCTGCAACATTCGCTGCTGTTCAATGTTTCCACGCTGGAGGAAGCCTGCGACAAAGCCCGTAACCTGGGTGATCGCATCTTGCTGACCACCGGCAGCAAAGATCTGGCGCGCTGGCGCGACGGATTGCCGGGGAAAACGCTGCTGGCGCGGGTGCTGCCCGTGGCGGATGTGCTGGCGCAGTGTGCAGAACTGGGTTTTGGCGTGGGAGAGATCTTCGCGCTGTGCGGCCCGTTTAGCGCTGAATTTAACGCCGCGTTTTATCGCCAGTACCGCGTTGAGGTGATGATTACCAAAGCCTCCGGCGCGGAAGGCGGTTATCTGGAAAAAGTACAACCTGCGCTGGATGCTGGCATCCCGTGCATTGTGATTGCCCGGCCGCAACCGCAGGTCGTGGGCGATGAGTTACTCAACAGTCAGGATGACTTTGCCGGACGCTTGCAACGCTGGCTGGCGGCACAGTGA
- a CDS encoding energy-coupling factor ABC transporter ATP-binding protein, translating into MLACENLWFSYQDVPTLQGLTLDFSRQPVTGLIGANGCGKSTLFMNLSGILRPQKGAVLWQGKPLDYSKRGLLALRQQVTTVFQDPDQQIFYTDIDSDIAFSLRNIGVEEAEIARRVDDALTLVDAQSFRQQPIQCLSHGQKKRVAIAGALVMQAKYLLLDEPTAGLDPAGRAQMMAIIRRIVAQGNHVVISSHDIDLIYEICDAVYVLHHGECLTQGTPGEVFAHRSLVEKAGLTQPWLVKLHSELGLPLCKSEDEFYARMRAMRVKEAS; encoded by the coding sequence ATGCTGGCATGTGAAAATCTGTGGTTCAGCTACCAGGATGTGCCGACGCTGCAAGGGCTGACGCTCGATTTTTCCCGCCAGCCGGTGACCGGGCTGATCGGCGCGAACGGCTGCGGTAAATCGACGCTATTTATGAACCTGAGCGGTATCCTGCGCCCGCAAAAAGGGGCGGTGCTGTGGCAGGGAAAACCGCTCGATTACAGCAAGCGCGGGCTGCTGGCGCTGCGCCAGCAAGTGACTACTGTATTTCAGGACCCGGATCAGCAGATCTTCTATACCGATATCGACAGCGACATCGCCTTTAGCCTGCGCAACATTGGCGTGGAGGAAGCGGAGATCGCGCGCCGCGTCGATGACGCCCTGACGCTGGTGGATGCGCAATCTTTCCGTCAGCAGCCAATCCAGTGCCTGAGCCACGGGCAGAAAAAGCGTGTCGCTATCGCTGGCGCGCTGGTGATGCAGGCAAAATATCTGCTGCTGGATGAGCCCACTGCGGGTCTTGATCCCGCCGGGCGCGCGCAGATGATGGCGATCATCCGCCGTATTGTCGCGCAGGGGAATCATGTGGTGATCTCCAGCCACGATATTGATTTAATTTATGAAATTTGTGATGCAGTCTATGTGCTGCATCATGGCGAATGCCTGACGCAGGGAACGCCCGGCGAGGTGTTTGCCCACCGTTCGCTGGTTGAGAAAGCCGGTCTGACGCAGCCGTGGCTGGTAAAACTGCACAGCGAGCTGGGTTTGCCGCTGTGTAAAAGTGAAGATGAATTTTATGCCCGCATGCGGGCGATGCGGGTTAAGGAGGCGTCATGA
- the cobT gene encoding nicotinate-nucleotide--dimethylbenzimidazole phosphoribosyltransferase encodes MQTLTTLLASIPVPDDVAMAQAQVHLDGLLKPPGSLGRLEALAVQLAGMQGLNGAPQIAEKAIVVMCADHGVWHEGVAISPQVVTAIQAANMTQGTTGVCVLAAQAGAKVHVLDVGIDADPIPGLVNMKVARGSGNIASGPAMSREQAQELLLETMRYTRELAAQGVTLFGVGELGMANTTPAAAIVSVLAGEAPESVVGIGANLPETLLGHKAQVVRRAIAVNQPDAADGLDVLAKVGGYDLLGMTGVILGAATCGLPVVLDGFLSYASALAACRIAPHVKPYMIPSHLSAEKGARIALEHLGLEPYFNMGMRLGEGSGAALAMQLVDAACAIYHKMGTLAASNIVLPETKG; translated from the coding sequence ATGCAGACATTAACGACATTACTGGCAAGCATTCCGGTACCTGATGACGTGGCGATGGCGCAGGCCCAGGTTCATCTGGATGGTTTACTGAAGCCGCCTGGTAGCCTGGGGCGACTGGAAGCATTAGCGGTACAACTGGCCGGTATGCAGGGGTTGAATGGCGCGCCGCAGATCGCTGAAAAAGCGATTGTGGTGATGTGCGCCGATCACGGCGTCTGGCATGAAGGGGTGGCGATTTCACCGCAGGTGGTGACCGCAATTCAGGCCGCAAACATGACGCAGGGCACCACGGGCGTCTGTGTGCTGGCGGCGCAGGCCGGGGCGAAAGTGCACGTGCTGGATGTCGGTATTGATGCCGATCCGATCCCGGGCCTCGTCAACATGAAGGTAGCGCGCGGCAGCGGGAATATCGCCAGCGGCCCGGCGATGAGCCGCGAGCAGGCGCAGGAACTGCTGCTGGAAACGATGCGCTATACCCGCGAGCTGGCAGCGCAGGGTGTGACGCTGTTTGGTGTCGGCGAACTGGGGATGGCCAACACCACGCCAGCCGCGGCGATTGTCAGCGTGCTGGCCGGCGAAGCGCCGGAATCGGTGGTCGGTATCGGTGCCAATCTGCCGGAAACGCTGCTCGGGCATAAAGCACAGGTAGTGCGCAGAGCCATTGCGGTGAACCAGCCGGATGCGGCCGACGGCCTTGATGTACTGGCGAAAGTGGGTGGTTATGATCTGCTCGGCATGACCGGGGTGATCCTCGGCGCGGCAACCTGCGGTTTGCCGGTGGTGCTCGATGGTTTCCTCTCTTACGCCTCGGCGCTGGCCGCCTGTCGCATTGCTCCGCATGTGAAGCCATATATGATTCCGTCGCATCTTTCGGCGGAAAAAGGCGCGCGCATTGCGCTCGAACATTTAGGCCTCGAGCCCTATTTCAATATGGGTATGCGTCTTGGTGAAGGCAGCGGCGCGGCGCTGGCGATGCAACTGGTAGATGCAGCCTGCGCGATTTACCACAAGATGGGCACGCTGGCGGCGAGTAATATTGTGTTGCCGGAAACCAAAGGGTGA
- the cbiK gene encoding sirohydrochlorin cobaltochelatase: protein MKKALLVVSFGTSYRDTCEKNIVACERDLAASCPDRALFRAFTSGMIIRKLKQRDNLHIDTPLEALQKLAEQGYQDVAIQSLHIINGDEYEKIVREVQTLRPLFKRLVIGAPLLSSHDDYLHLMQALSRQMPQVAADERVVFMGHGASHHAFAAYACLDHMMAAYRFPARVGAVESYPEIDLLIDGLRHEGVKAVHLMPLMLVAGDHAINDMASDDDDSWKTQFERVGIAATPWLQGLGENADVRAMFVQHLHQALAQAMEAAA, encoded by the coding sequence ATGAAGAAAGCCCTTCTGGTGGTGAGCTTTGGCACCAGCTATCGCGACACCTGTGAAAAGAACATCGTCGCCTGCGAGCGCGATCTGGCGGCGAGCTGCCCGGATCGTGCGCTGTTTCGCGCTTTTACCTCCGGGATGATCATTCGCAAGCTCAAACAGCGCGACAACCTGCATATCGACACGCCGCTGGAGGCGCTGCAAAAGCTGGCAGAGCAGGGGTATCAGGATGTGGCGATCCAGTCGCTGCACATTATCAACGGCGACGAATACGAAAAAATCGTTCGTGAAGTCCAGACGCTGCGCCCGCTGTTCAAACGGCTGGTGATTGGCGCGCCGCTGCTCAGCAGCCACGACGATTATCTGCATCTGATGCAGGCGCTCTCCCGGCAGATGCCGCAGGTCGCGGCCGATGAGCGCGTGGTGTTTATGGGCCACGGCGCCAGCCATCACGCTTTTGCCGCTTATGCCTGCCTCGACCATATGATGGCAGCGTACCGTTTTCCGGCGCGGGTTGGCGCGGTGGAGAGCTACCCGGAAATCGATCTGCTGATCGACGGCCTGCGTCATGAAGGGGTGAAAGCGGTGCACCTGATGCCGCTGATGCTGGTGGCAGGCGACCATGCGATCAACGACATGGCGTCCGATGACGATGATTCGTGGAAGACGCAGTTTGAGCGCGTCGGTATTGCCGCGACGCCGTGGTTACAGGGCTTAGGCGAGAATGCCGATGTGCGTGCGATGTTCGTCCAGCATCTGCATCAGGCGCTGGCACAGGCAATGGAGGCCGCAGCATGA
- a CDS encoding energy-coupling factor ABC transporter substrate-binding protein gives MKKTLILLAMVIALMVLPFFINHGGEYAGSDNQAESQILAIAPHYQPWFQPLYEPASGEVESLLFTLQGSIGAAVIFYILGYMKGRQRDRKRS, from the coding sequence ATGAAAAAGACCCTGATTCTGCTGGCGATGGTGATCGCCCTGATGGTGCTGCCGTTCTTTATCAATCACGGCGGTGAATATGCGGGTTCCGATAACCAGGCGGAAAGCCAGATCCTGGCGATTGCACCCCATTACCAGCCGTGGTTCCAGCCGCTGTATGAACCAGCGAGCGGCGAAGTTGAAAGCCTGCTTTTTACCCTGCAAGGCTCGATTGGCGCAGCGGTCATTTTCTACATCCTCGGTTATATGAAAGGCAGGCAGCGTGATCGCAAACGGTCTTGA
- the cobU gene encoding bifunctional adenosylcobinamide kinase/adenosylcobinamide-phosphate guanylyltransferase, with the protein MLTLVTGGARSGKSRHAESLVADASRVLYIATSQIFDPEMAARIAHHRASRPAHWRTEERWQQLAEIITPDNDSREAVLLECITTLTTNLLFAFGGESDPEQWDYAALETQVQQEIEALIAACAACPSPVVLVTNEVGMGIVPENRLARHFRDIAGRVNQRLAQAADHVWLVVSGIGVKIK; encoded by the coding sequence ATGTTAACCCTTGTTACCGGCGGCGCGCGCAGCGGCAAGAGCCGCCACGCCGAGTCGCTGGTCGCAGACGCCAGCCGCGTACTCTATATCGCCACTTCGCAGATCTTTGATCCGGAGATGGCAGCGCGGATTGCGCACCACCGGGCGAGCCGTCCGGCCCACTGGCGTACCGAAGAGCGCTGGCAGCAACTGGCGGAGATCATTACACCCGACAATGATAGCCGCGAAGCTGTGCTGCTGGAGTGCATCACTACGCTGACGACCAATCTGCTGTTTGCCTTTGGCGGCGAGAGTGACCCGGAACAGTGGGATTACGCCGCGCTGGAAACGCAGGTGCAGCAGGAGATTGAGGCGCTGATAGCCGCCTGTGCGGCCTGTCCGTCGCCGGTGGTGCTGGTCACCAATGAAGTGGGGATGGGGATTGTGCCGGAAAACCGCCTCGCGCGGCATTTCCGCGATATTGCCGGGCGCGTCAACCAGCGGCTGGCGCAGGCAGCGGATCACGTCTGGCTGGTGGTTTCCGGGATTGGAGTCAAAATCAAATGA
- a CDS encoding energy-coupling factor ABC transporter transmembrane protein: MANGLDRLSYQSRWFHVAPERKFLFWLLMMVLAFSLPPFGQGVLLVALAMFTCWLLRVSLWRWLRWMALPMGFLLVGVVTILFSVTREPQQLLYGVHLGSVWIGVTPQGLASANSTLWRSLAALAATFWLVLNLTFPQLIVLLKRGRVPRLLTEQILLTWRFIFILLEEAAALHRAQTLRFGYRTLPLSYRSLAMLVSLLFTRVLLRYKALVTTLDIKLYQGDFHL; this comes from the coding sequence ATCGCAAACGGTCTTGATCGGCTGAGCTACCAGAGCCGCTGGTTTCACGTGGCGCCGGAGCGTAAATTCCTGTTCTGGTTATTGATGATGGTGCTGGCCTTTTCTCTGCCGCCGTTCGGGCAGGGCGTGTTGCTGGTGGCGCTGGCGATGTTCACCTGCTGGCTGCTGCGCGTCTCGCTCTGGCGCTGGCTGCGCTGGATGGCTCTGCCGATGGGCTTTTTGCTGGTTGGCGTGGTGACGATTCTGTTCAGCGTGACGCGTGAGCCGCAGCAGTTATTGTATGGTGTGCATCTGGGCAGCGTCTGGATCGGCGTAACGCCGCAGGGGCTGGCATCAGCCAACAGCACGTTATGGCGCAGTCTCGCCGCGCTGGCGGCAACCTTCTGGTTGGTGCTCAATCTGACCTTTCCGCAACTGATTGTCTTGCTCAAACGCGGGCGCGTGCCGCGATTGCTGACCGAACAGATCCTGCTCACCTGGCGCTTTATTTTTATCCTGCTCGAAGAGGCGGCGGCGCTTCATCGTGCGCAGACACTGCGCTTTGGTTATCGCACCTTGCCGCTGAGCTACCGTTCGTTGGCGATGCTGGTGAGCCTGTTATTTACCCGCGTGCTATTGCGCTACAAAGCGCTGGTAACCACGCTGGATATCAAACTTTATCAGGGTGATTTTCACCTGTAG
- a CDS encoding cobalt-factor II C(20)-methyltransferase, which yields MSGKLYALSTGPGATDLITVRGARILGTLDVLYAPAGRKGGDSLALSIVREYLGAQTEVRCCHFPMSADSAEKEAVWDDVAAALAAEVQAGKQVGFITLGDAMLFSTWVFLLQRLGQPQWLEIVPGVTSFAAIAARAQVPLAMEQQSLGVVSCTAPEDEIRQALQQHDSLVLMKVYGRFARIKALLAQAGLLEHSLMMAEATLPGEQCWRQLSEVGDDQPLPYFSTILVNKQWERR from the coding sequence ATGAGCGGCAAACTCTACGCGCTGAGTACCGGCCCAGGTGCTACCGATCTGATCACCGTGCGCGGCGCGCGCATTCTTGGGACGCTCGATGTGCTGTATGCCCCGGCCGGGCGCAAAGGCGGCGACAGCCTGGCGCTTTCCATTGTGCGCGAGTACCTCGGTGCGCAGACCGAAGTACGCTGCTGCCACTTTCCCATGAGTGCTGACAGCGCGGAAAAAGAGGCGGTGTGGGACGACGTCGCCGCTGCGCTGGCAGCGGAAGTCCAGGCCGGTAAACAGGTGGGGTTTATTACCCTCGGTGATGCAATGTTGTTCAGCACCTGGGTATTCCTGCTGCAACGGCTTGGCCAGCCGCAGTGGCTGGAGATTGTACCAGGCGTCACGTCGTTTGCCGCCATTGCCGCGCGTGCGCAGGTGCCACTGGCGATGGAGCAACAGTCGCTGGGCGTGGTGTCCTGCACCGCGCCGGAAGATGAAATCCGCCAGGCATTGCAGCAACACGACAGTCTGGTGTTGATGAAAGTCTATGGCCGTTTTGCCCGTATCAAAGCGTTGCTGGCGCAAGCGGGGCTGCTGGAACATTCCCTGATGATGGCGGAAGCCACTCTGCCCGGCGAGCAGTGCTGGCGGCAGCTTAGCGAGGTTGGCGATGACCAGCCGCTGCCCTATTTTTCGACCATTCTGGTGAATAAACAGTGGGAGAGAAGATGA
- the cobS gene encoding adenosylcobinamide-GDP ribazoletransferase: MKLFFATLSFISRLPVPERWVQGLDVADYVRGIVTFPLVGVLLGAISGGVLVILQPWCGAPLAALFCVLALALLTGGFHLDGLADTCDGVFSARRRERMLEIMRDSRLGTHGGLALVFVLAAKILTLSELQLRDAPMIAALAAACAAGRGCAVLLMFGHRYAREEGLGNLFIGKVSGRDTSVTLIITALVTIGVLGAKGIVALLVTLAAVFLLGQMLKRTLGGQTGDTLGAAIELGELIFLLALL; encoded by the coding sequence ATGAAATTATTCTTTGCCACGCTGTCATTTATCAGCCGTCTGCCGGTGCCGGAGCGCTGGGTGCAGGGGCTGGATGTCGCCGATTATGTGCGCGGGATTGTCACTTTTCCCTTGGTCGGCGTGCTGCTGGGGGCCATCAGCGGCGGCGTCCTGGTGATCTTGCAGCCGTGGTGCGGCGCTCCGCTGGCAGCGCTGTTCTGCGTGCTGGCGCTGGCGCTGCTGACCGGCGGCTTCCATCTTGATGGCCTTGCCGATACCTGCGACGGTGTCTTTTCCGCCCGGCGGCGCGAGCGGATGCTGGAGATCATGCGCGACAGCCGTCTCGGCACGCATGGCGGTCTGGCGCTGGTGTTTGTGCTGGCAGCGAAAATCCTCACTCTTAGCGAACTGCAACTGCGTGACGCGCCGATGATCGCAGCACTTGCGGCAGCTTGTGCCGCCGGGCGCGGCTGCGCGGTGCTACTGATGTTCGGTCATCGCTACGCCCGTGAAGAGGGGCTCGGCAATCTGTTTATCGGCAAAGTGTCGGGGCGCGATACGTCAGTCACGCTCATCATTACCGCGCTGGTCACGATCGGGGTGCTGGGCGCGAAAGGGATCGTGGCGCTGCTGGTGACTCTGGCGGCGGTATTTCTGCTCGGGCAGATGTTGAAGCGCACGCTTGGCGGGCAGACCGGCGATACGCTCGGCGCAGCTATTGAGTTAGGCGAACTGATTTTTCTTCTGGCGCTGTTATAA